AGCCAAACTGATGGTTTTCATTCCCCAAGCTGAGCGTGCCCTTTTGAAACCGCGGGAGGAAACATAATGAATAAGAAGAATCACGGTGCGCCTCATGAGGAGCATGCGGACGAAACGTGGCTTATCCCGTATTCTGACCTTCTGACGTTGCTGTTGGCTCTGTTCATTGTATTGTTTGCTTCGGCCCAAGTTGATCAGAAAAAATTTGAACAGATGGCGCAGTCTTTTAGTGCTGCATTTAGCGGCGGTACTTCGGTTTTTGACAGCTCAAGCCTAGTCAAAACACCAAACGAACAGCAGCCGCCCAGTCAGCAGAGTACCTCCATCATGGGGACGATAAACGAACTGAGCGACAAATATATGCAGGAAACCGCCCTGCTTGCCGAAATTAAAAAGAAACTGGACCGCTACATTGGGGATAACGGTTTAGGCGGGGTTTTGACAACTCAGCTTACCGAAGAAGGGCTGTTGATTCGCATTCGGGACACTGCGTTATTTCCATCCGGCAGTGCCGACCTTCGTCCTGAATCTCTCCGCTTGGGGGCTGAAATCGCGAAAATGCTACTCCCAATCAGTCAAAAAATATCTGTTTCCGGGCATACGGATAATGTACCTATTAATACTTTTGAATTTCCTTCCAACTGGGAGTTAAGCTCCAAACGGGCCGTCAACTTTATGAAGTTTTTGCTTGCGCAGGAGCCAACGCTTAAATCTGAACGTTTTAGCGCTACCGGCTACGGTGAATACCGTCCGATCGTAACAAATGATACAGAGGAAGGTCGTTCCACCAACCGCCGGGTAGAAGTATTTGTCCAGCGAAACTACCGTATGTAATTTTGGCGACGTTTATTACATATAATCTATAAAAGGTAAAGAATCCCGCATTACGCAGGATTCTTTTATCTTTAGGGAATAAGCGAACTGCTAGCCTATGCTTTTATTTTCCATTTGTGGTACAATAATTTATAGAACAAGTAATATAAAGGTGAGTTACCAATGATTTTCGGAACTGGTATCGATATAGTAGAGACTAACCGTATTAAGAAGGCAATTCAGCATCGGCAATTCGTAGCCCGTGTCTTTACTCCCAGGGAACAGGAATATTGCGAAAGCCGCCACGTCCAAAGAGTTCAATCCTATGCCGCCCGCTTTGCCGGCAAGGAAGCTGTTGCAAAAGCTTTTGGCACCGGCTTTTCTGGCGGGACATTTCAAGATATTGAAATACTGCCTGATGTTAAAGGATGTCCTAAAGTAAGGTTGTGCGGAAGTTTCGCGGCAATGGCTGTGGAAACCGGTGTTACTCAAATATATCTGTCTTTGACTCATACCCGCGAATATGCTGCGGCTCAGGTTATACTTTGGCGAGGTGATAATAATGAAAGTGGCAACAGCGGCGCAAATGCGTGAAGCTGATTCTGCGGCCATACATGAGTACGGCATTTCCGGAGTTGTATTAATGGAAAATGCCGGCGTGGAAGTTGTTAGGCGCATAGAGGCTGTATTAGAAGCAGTTTCCGATAAAAAAGTTTGTATCTTAGCCGGAACAGGTAACAATGGCGGGGATGGGTACGTGATCGCCAGACACTTAGCGAATAGAGACGCAAAAGTAAAGGTATATCTCTTTGGTGAGAGAAGTGCAATATCCGGAGATGCCAAAACTAATTTGGATATTATTTTCAAAATGAGGCTTGAAATCTTGGAAATTAAGGAAAACGCCGGTACGCGTGAGTGGAATAAGCTGAAAATTGCTCTGAATTTAACCGACTGCATAGTGGACTCCCTTCTTGGAACAGGCTTTCACGGTGAAATTACCGGCAACTTGGCCCAGGCAATTGATATCATCAATCAATCAGGTAAGCCGGTAATTGCAGTAGACATACCTTCAGGAGTGAATGCGGACACCGGGCAAATCTCAGGAACTGCAGTGAAGGCAACTCACACGGTGACTTTCGCATTGCCCAAACCTGGCCTTTTCATGTACCCTGGTGCGGAATATGCCGGAGAGCTAACAATAGCTGATATTGGCATTCCTGCCGCAATATTATCTGATAACACAATTCGACAGAATATAATTACCTTAAATCTGGCCCGTGCCCTGTTTCCTAAACGTAATCCGACCGCACACAAAGGAGTCAGCGGCCGGGTAGGGGTAATTGCGGGCAGTGTAGGGCTGAGCGGGGCGGCGGCTATGGCTTCAATGGGAGCGCTTCGCGCCGGGGCGGGACTTGTTACATTAGGTATACCAGCAGGTCTAAACGCTATAATGGAAATCAAATTAACAGAAGTTATGACTGCGCCACTGCCCGAGACAGAAAAAGGGGGTCTTAGTCACGAAAGTCTTTCGGCAATAGTTGAAATGACCAAGGATAGCAATGTATTGGCAGTTGGTCCAGGATTGGGCAGGGAAGATGAAACAGCCGCTACCGTTCGGGGAATTATTTCCACAGCACAGTGCCCCTTGGTGATTGATGCGGACGGAATTAACGCGCTGGAAGGATATACAAGCATATTATCAGACTGCATTGCACTGCCTGTAATGACGCCGCATCCGGGGGAATTGACCCGTTTGACCGGCCTGTCCATATTGGATATAAACAGGGACCGGATGCAAGTGGCGCGTCGTTTTGCTGCCGAATGGGGTTGTATTCTGATATTGAAAGGCGCTGCTACAGTGGTTGCTTTTCCTGACGGCGAAATATTCATCAATACCACCGGCAACGCCGGTATGGCTACCGGCGGTACGGGCGACGTTCTTACCGGCATAATTGCCGGATTAATCGCGCAGGGTATATCCAGTCACGACGCAGCAATTTTAGGGGTATTTGTACATGGATTTGCCGGGGATATGGCTGCCCAATCCGGCATGATCGGGCTGGTCGCCGGCGATTTACTCAATGCTTTGCCGGCGGCAATTCAAAGTATTCAATATGGTGTTGATTGGTAATAATAGTCATAAGCATATAGCAGAAGAAAAGTATATAAAAAAGTTGACACTCTTCTATCAAGACTTATATAATATTACTATATCGAATGGCTGCATACTGGCGGGGGTGATGGTGTGGCAGAATTGAGGCGTATAATGATTAGTATCCCGAACACGTTGTTACAGGAAGTAGACGGCATAATAGCTATGGATAAGTTAAGTCGTAGTCAATTTGTCAGGGAGGCCATGAGGCTGTATATCGAAGAGCGGAAACGTAAAGCTGTTCGGGATATGATGAAGAAAGGTTATCAGGAAATGGCAGTTATCAATTTGGCTCTTGCCGAAGAAGGACTGCTGGCTGACGTAGAGACATTTGGAATGATGCCCGGCCTGATTGCGGAGAGTGAATAAAATCATGATCGTGAAACGCGGGGACATATATTATGCCAATTTAAGTCCTGTAGTAGGCTCTGAACAGGGAGGACACCGACCGGTACTGGTTATACAAAACGACGTGGGCAATAAGTATAGTCCGACTGTTATTGTTGCTGCTATTACGTCTCAGATTTCAAAGGCTAAATTGCCGACACACGTGGAAGTAACCGCCAAGCTGTATAATTTAGATAAAGATTCAGTTATTTTGCTGGAACAGTTAAGGACGATTGACAAGCGGCGCCTTAAAGAAAAAGTCACTCACTTGGGTGAAGAAATCATGGGGAAGGTAGACGAAGCTATTCGGATCAGTCTCGGATTAATACAACTTTAAAATATCTTATTTGACTTTATAGGCGGGCATACTGCCTATTTTTAGTTTTGCTGTTAACTCTCGGCTTAAAGGGGGGAACTGCTTATAAACCGCCATTTGCGTCGTTGCTTCTGCGGTCCTCACTCCAACGTACAACCAGTACGTTTGCGTTCCGGTCCTCGTCGCGCCTAGCAACTGACGATTTCTAAGCAGTTCGCGGCATTTGGTAACCTAAGTAGAGACACGGTCCTTGGATAAGTTCGGTAGGAATGATTACATATGTTGTATCCGCCAGGTAGCATGTTATGTTTATAGTATTCGTATTCGAGCAATCTGGTAGTAGGAACCGATTTGGGGGAGAAGAATGCTGAGTTTTAAGAGATTAATGTCAGGTCTGTTGGTCGTAGCATGTATTGTTGCTTCACTGGCAATTGCGGGTTGCGGAGTAGGCCAGGCAGGCGGGGGAGCGCCGCTTACCGTCAAAGTTTTGGATGTGGGCCAGGGGGATGCTATATTTATACGTACACCGGAACAGACGGTACTGATTGACACTGGGGATATTCCGGCTAGGGATAAACTGCTCGCTCATTTGAGGAATCAGGGGATAAGTGCGTTAGACAAGGTAATTATTACCCATCCTCATGCCGATCATTTAGGCGGTATGCCTGGTTTATTAGAAACTTTTACGGTAAAACAGATTTTTGACAGTGGACAAACAACTACTTCCGGTCTTTATCGTCAATATTTAGGGGCAGTTCAGAAAAAAAACATTCCTTTTAAAGTGGTAACGGCCGGGGAACTTATTGACTTAGGCGGCGGGGTGACATTAAAGGTATTGGCTCCCGGCAAGCCTTTTATCACCGGATCTGATTCTGATCTTAACAATAATTCAATAGTGACGCAATTGGTTTTTGGCGGCTTTTCAATGCTTTTGGCGGCGGACGCTGAGCAGCCGGCAGAAGACCGCATGCTTAAAAAGTATAGTTCCGGACTAAACAGTACTATTCTAAAAAGCGGCCACCATGGCAGCCGTACATCTTCATCCATGCCTTTTCTCCGGGCGGTCAATCCTGAAGTTGCTATTATTTCAGCGGGTGTAAACAACGAGTATCATCACCCGCATCCTGCAACACTAAAGAAGTATGCCGACCGGAAAATAAAAGTATATCGGACCGATACCGACGGCACTGTGACCATTACCAGCGATGGAAAGTCCTATCAAATTTCCAAGGAGAAATAGAAATATGAAATTACAGGCGGTTATTGACAGATTTGAGAGTAATAAAGCGGTACTATTGTTAGTTGATAAGGAGGACAGTGTTGTAATCTGGCCCCGGCACCATCTGCCGGAAGCGTCGGAAGGTGATATCATAGACATTGAAATAGTTATTAATGAAGACGCTACCCGGCAGGCTAAAGCCGAAGCCGATGCATTGCTAAAACAAGTATTGGAAAAAAATAATAAATAATCTACAAATATAGCAATTCACATAATTTTTACAGGCTTTTTACCCTAAGCCCTGCAGGATTTTTGACATTTGCCGCGAAAATATCTTTCAGGTAGTGCAGATAATGGGGGGAAATAGCGGGAACAGGAGGTGCCTTTGTGCAGCGTTTAATTGTGTGGGTTTTGTTAGCCATGTGGCTTATGATGCCTGGAGTTCTGGCGGCTGAAGCCAAAGCATCCGGTGCATCGCAGGCTACCAAGGCACCTGAAGTCAAAGCGGTAACACTTGCTTCGGCTCTTAAGCCGAATGCTGCAGGTAGTTCGTCCGAGACCAGCAAGAATATTGAGATTACAAATATTCGCTGGGCGAATCACACTGATTCTATCGCTGGAACCGACATGGTTCGCGTAGTGATGGATTCTTCAGGGCCGGTTGAGGCGGATGGAACGATTATCTCTGCTCCTACTCCCCGCCTGGTAGTGAATATAAAAGGGGCAAAACCGGGAACAATAAATAATAATATTGCCTTTGACGGTAAGATAGTTGACAAAGTTAGTGTTACTGCCAATGCCAATGATAATATTACCAAAATAGTGTTTGACCTGTCTACGACCATTGAGGATAATGGCTATAAAGTTTTTACATTACCCAGCAATGACCAGGCTAATAAATCTTTTCGGGTTGTTGTTGATATCAACAAGCCTCTTCCGATACCAAATTTTTCGTTTACTGCCGGTCTGAAAGATAAGGTTATTGTTCTTGATCCCGGGCATGGCGGTTCTGATCCCGGTGCTATCGGACCTAGTAAGACACAAGAAAAAATGGTTACCCTTGCAGTTGCGAACAATGTTAAGAACCTTTTGGAAAAAGCCGGTGCGGTAGTGGTCATGACTCGCCAAAACGATCGGGACGTATACGGACCCAATGCCAGTGCGGTAAATGAGCTGAAAGCCCGGACGACTGTTGCCAACAACCGTAAGGCTGATGTATTTTTAAGCATCCATGCCGACTCCTTCACTGACCGGTCAGCAGGCGGGACATCCACATACTATTATTCGAAAACCCTGTATGATGCAATGCTGGCGCGCTCTCTTCAAGCCAGTTTAATTGAAGCTGGACAATTGCAGGACCGTAGAGCCAATCCGGCCAATTTCTACGTGGTTAAAAATACACGTATGCCGGCGGCACTGGTCGAACTGGGTTTTATTTCCAATCCGCAGGAAGAAAAGCTGTTAAACTCACCTGATTTTCAGCAGAAAATATCATCAGGGATTGTAAATGGTCTGGAGCGATTTTTTAGTCAGGCGGCGAGATTGAGAGGTGGGGAATAATGCTTTATAAAACTAGATTGCTGCTACTGGCCGCAATGTTGTTGCTTGGCGTGATAATAGCCGGGTGTAGCGGTGGCGATGTTCCCACATCCCAGACAGTGCCGGACAGTTCATCCCAAACACCGGCTTCGGGTCTTGACTCTCAACCCGGCGGAACGTCAGAACACGGTACTGTACAAATTACTGTCTATTATTCTTCCAAAGACGGAATGTATTTAGTTCCTGAGGTGCATAAGCTGGATAAGGCAACCGTTGGCAAGCAACCTGCCCGTACCGCGATGGAAATCTTGCTCAAGGGCACTAAAAACCAAGAATTGGTTAGCCCTATTCCCAGCGGGACCAAGTTGAAGAACTTCAAAGTTAAAGACCATATAGCTTATGTGGATTTTGATGAAACGCTGGTGAAAAACCATACAGGAGGTTCCACGGGAGAAATAATGACAGTCGGCGCCATTGTCGACACTCTGACCGAGTTTCCGGAAATACAAAAGGTGCAAATATTAGTCGAAGGCAAAAAAGTTGATACTATCGCCGGGCACCTGGATACCAGCGAGCCGTTAGGCAGAACAGAAAACATAATAAAACGATAGATAATAGAAAAATAGAAAAGCAGCTTTAGCTACTTAATGGCTAAGGCTGCTTTTCGTTACTCCGAGGCAGGTGGAATTCCTCCGACCAAATACAACTTTTTTTTGTGCTGTGGTATACTAGCCATGCAGGAAATAATTACTGCAGGCAGAAAATAAAGTCAGGTGCTTAAGTCCTAGTGGTCTGGTATGGTTCTCATAACTACTACTGTGTGGAGGTGACTGCACTTTTGCAGCTGGAACAAGTTGGTGAGTTTGGACTTATACGTTTGCTGGCAACTGATACGATAAACGATCCGGCAACAGTGGTAGTTGGAATTGGTGATGATGCCGCGGTATTTTTACCTGCGGCGCGGCAACTCCAACTTTTAACAACCGACATGTTAGTGGAAAACATACATTTTGACTTAAAAACAACGACACCTTGGCAACTTGGATACAAGGCAATTGCCGTAAATTTAAGTGATATTGCCGCCATGGGTGGCGTACCGCGACAGGCGGCGGTGTCTCTGGCTTTGCCAAGAAATACTCAGGTCGAGTTTGTTGCCAACCTATATCAAGGAATGAAAGAAATCTGCCGTGAATTCGGTGTAAATATCGTGGGCGGCGACACTGTTTCCAGCCCTCAGGGGTTGGTTATCAACGTTGTTTTAACCGGAGAAGTTGAACCGGCAAATCTGGTTAAGCGCTCCGGAGCGCAAGCCGGTGATGTAGTGATAGTAACGGGAAACTTAGGGAATTCTGCCGCCGGCCTGGATATCTTAAATACAGAATGCTGGGAAGAATTCGATTTTGCCCGGCCGCTGGTGACAAGTCATCTTACGCCGCGTCCTCAGGTCAAGCTTGGGCAACTGTTAGCCGCTGCCGGAGCTTCCAGCATGAATGATATTAGTGACGGACTGGGGAGCGAGTCCCACGAGATTGCCAAAGCCAGCGGAGTTGGAATGGTCTTATATGCTGACAGAATACCTCTGTCCCAAGAAGCAATACAAGCTGCCGCCAAGTTTTCAAAAATACCGCTTAACTATGCCTTATACGGCGGTGAAGACTACCAGTTGCTCGTGACTATGCCACCGGATAAATTTGAGAGACTTCGTCACCAGGAACAATTGCGTCTAATTCTAATAGGAGAAGTTACTGAAGCCAAAGATGAAGTAATACTGATATATCCTGATGGTACTACCGAAAAAATTGAACCACGAGGCTACAATCACTTCAGGACTGATTAAGGGGGATACTATGGTTGTTGAGACTGTCTCGCCGGACACCACTTTTCAATTTGGGCAGAGTCTTGGCAGAATGCTAAGAGCAGGCGATGTGGTATGTTTGTCCGGTGACCTGGGTGCCGGGAAAACGCTATTGACTCAAGGAATAACCACCGGACTGGAAGTAGAGGAAATTGTGACCAGTCCGACGTTTAGCTTAATGAATATATATCAGGGAAAGGATGCAACCGGTGCTGCCCTGAATATCTATCATTTTGATTTTTACCGTCTGGAATCTGCCGCAGAACTTATTGATATCGGTTTTGATGAATATCTTTCGGCTAATGGTTTGATAATTATTGAATGGCCGGATCGTTTTAGAGATTACTTTCCTGACGAGTACCTTTGGATTGAGATTCAGGCTCATAGCGACGAACGTCGCCAATTAACTTTATTGGGATATGGTACTCGGTATAAGAAACTGTGTAAGGAGTTGAATCAAAATCGATAAGTATGTACTTGCGATTGACACAGCAACTCTAGTGTCCAGTATAGCTGTGGCTACGCCTGAAACTCTTATTGCCGAGTTGACACTTCAAGTCAGGAAGACGCATTCTGAACAGTTGATGCCTCACATTGCAAGCATTTTGGCAATGGCGGAAATAACCTGTGACCAGCTGGCAGCTATAGCTGTGAGTATTGGACCTGGATCCTTCACCGGACTGAGAATTGGACTTGCTACCGCAAAAGCGTTGGCTTACGCTCTTGCAATACCTATTTTGGGAGTGCCGACTCTCGCAGCGTTGGCTTATTCCTGCCCGCTGCCGGGAGTATACTTGTCGCCAATGCTGGACGCGCAGAAAGGCAATGTGTACCAAGCAATATTTGAATGGCGGGACGGTGAGCTGTGTGAAGTCATGCCTGCCCGGGTAGTGCCTTTTGCGCAGGCAAAAGACGAAATGAAAAATTTGCCGCAACCTACCTTTATCATGGGAGAGGCTGCGGTAATGTATCGCCAAGAAATTAATTTGCCGTTGTTGCCTCATGTCATTATGCCCCGGGCCGGTAGTGCAGCTATTTTGGCCCAAAAAATGTTGAGAGATGGGGTAACCCATGATGTTTATTCGTTAGAACCGCTGTACATCAGGCGCTCCGAAGCGGAGGAATTATGGGAAAAACGGCAAGCACAAGTATTCAGCCAAAAAGATGGGAACTGCTTATAAACCGCCATCTGCTTCGTTGCCTCTGCGGTCCTCACTCCGGCGTACGACCAGTACGCCTCCGTTCCGGTTCTCGATGCGCCTTGCATCTGACGATTTCTAAGCAGTTCGAGGCAGTCCATGGTTTGAGTCAATACTTGCAGGCTTTATGTGAAAGGTGAAAACATGGAAGAATTTCTGATCAGGAGAATGGTCGTTGACGATATTGATGCCGTACACGCCGTGGAGTGTCAGTCCTTCCTGACACCCTGGTCGCGGACGGCATTTGAAGAAGAGATGATATACAACGAACTGGCTCGTTACCTGGTAGTTGTTGCTAATTGCGAGGGTTTGTCTAAAATAGTTGGCTATGCCGGTATGTGGATAATTGTGGATGAAGCTCACGTTACCAATATTGCCATTTCCCCTGGTCATCGCCGATGCGGCTTGGGCCACCGGCTGCTGGAGGAACTCATTAAGCAAGCCAAATGTCAAGGCGCTAATTGCATGACGTTAGAAGTTCGTCCATCCAATATTGTGGCCAGACGGCTTTATGAACGGCGGGGATTTGTTGAACGCGGTATACGTCCGAATTATTATACAGATACCCAGGAAGATGCACTTATCATGTGGCTGGATAAATTATAATAAAAACGTGTTTCAAGAAACACGTAACCTTAATTAGGGAGTCTGTTTCAAAATGTTCAGATGCCCCCGTTGCATATGGCCTGCATCGTGCCGATTAGTTTTCTGCTACAGATAAGTTAGCATTAACAGACCGGGCGCGACGACGATTCTGATTTGGTTGGCTTAGCATAATAGTTTGTGCGGGGACGTGAGCGGAACAGTACAGAGAAGTACGTGGAGTGAGCGTCCGCAGGAGCAACAACGCAGATGGGCGTTTTGAAGCAGACTCAAAAAAAAAGCCACTCGCGTGGCTAAGGGTGATTGTGTATTGTAACTTATGCATGAACTGATAAAATGGTGACAAAGTAGAGCAGGGCGGCAAAGCCGCCCTGGTTTTACAGATATCTGCCTTACACTATTGCAGGGTAGATTCATACTGTTGAATCATCCTACGAACCATCTGACCGCCCACGCGACCACAGTCAGCAGAAGTCATAGTAGCCCAGCCTGAGGTACGCACGCGCTCGGATATACCCAACTCGTTGGCGATTTCCAATTTCATGCTGTCAAGTGCGTTTTCCGCAGTCGGATTAACAGGTTTTCTCGAGCGTGCCATCATATTACCTCCTTTCCGGACGCATTTATTTGACTCGTCCTGTTCATAATTTGGCTTACATGAAAAGATTCAATACATAATAAACTCAATGTAATAATTAGTAGATACGGAGGCGGTTGTCTTGCAAGTTGAGTCTAACCGGAAAAACTACGAAACAACAAATACTCATCTGACTCTGGCCATTGAAACCAGTTGTGATGAAACCTCAGCAGCAGTTGTCAAAAATGGGCGCCAGATTTTATCCAACATTATTTCCTCTCAAATACAATTGCATCAAAAATATGGCGGAGTAGTACCGGAGATCGCTTCCCGCAAACATATCGAAAATGTCATTCCGGTAATAGACCAAGCTTTGGCTGAAGCAAAGATCACTTTGGCCGATATTAATACAATAGGCGTTACGTATGGACCGGGGTTGGTTGGCGCCCTTCTTGTCGGGGTGGCGGCAGCAAAAGCTCTGGCATTTGCCTCTAATATTCCGCTAGTAGGAGTTAACCATTTGGAGGGGCATATTTTTGCCAATTTTTTGGCGCATACGGATTTGGAGCCGCCTTTTATTGCCTTGGTAGTATCAGGCGGACATACATCCCTGATACATTTGAGGAATTATGACGAATTTATTTTGTTAGGACAGACGCGGGATGACGCTGCCGGAGAAGCATTTGATAAAATTGCCCGGATCATGAAATTTCCCTATCCCGGTGGTCCATACATTGATCAGGCGGCCAAAAGCGGCAATCCAGACGCTATCGCTTTTCCGCGGGCGCTGAGAGGGGCTCGTGGTGAGGAAAATTATGAATTTAGCTTTAGCGGCCTCAAATCGGCAGTGCTAAACTACTTGAATAATGCTGCCCAGCGTGGTGCGACAGTGAATATTTCAGATGTGGCGGCTAGCTTTCAAGCAGCAGTAGTGGAAGTACTTGTTAATAAAACTATGCATGCTGTACAACACTCGGGTGTAAGACAAGTTGTACTGGCCGGAGGCGTAGCGGCAAATTCAGCTCTTCGTGACGAGCTTGGCAAACGGGCAGCAGAGCGGGGAACAACACTATTTTACCCGCCGCCGGTTTTATGTACTGATAACGCTGCCATGATAGCGTGCCGTGCCTATTACCAGTACTTAGGAGGCGATATATCTGATTTAAATCTCAATGGTGTTCCGGGTTTGAGGCTAGGACAGTGAGATGTAAAGTTATAAATCAATGTGCAAAACAATGTTTTAACATTTGTGGATATAGTGGATAAATCTGATGATCTTCTCGTATAGCAAGAAAATA
This window of the Methylomusa anaerophila genome carries:
- the acpS gene encoding holo-ACP synthase translates to MIFGTGIDIVETNRIKKAIQHRQFVARVFTPREQEYCESRHVQRVQSYAARFAGKEAVAKAFGTGFSGGTFQDIEILPDVKGCPKVRLCGSFAAMAVETGVTQIYLSLTHTREYAAAQVILWRGDNNESGNSGANA
- a CDS encoding CopG family ribbon-helix-helix protein gives rise to the protein MAELRRIMISIPNTLLQEVDGIIAMDKLSRSQFVREAMRLYIEERKRKAVRDMMKKGYQEMAVINLALAEEGLLADVETFGMMPGLIAESE
- a CDS encoding flagellar motor protein MotB, with the protein product MNKKNHGAPHEEHADETWLIPYSDLLTLLLALFIVLFASAQVDQKKFEQMAQSFSAAFSGGTSVFDSSSLVKTPNEQQPPSQQSTSIMGTINELSDKYMQETALLAEIKKKLDRYIGDNGLGGVLTTQLTEEGLLIRIRDTALFPSGSADLRPESLRLGAEIAKMLLPISQKISVSGHTDNVPINTFEFPSNWELSSKRAVNFMKFLLAQEPTLKSERFSATGYGEYRPIVTNDTEEGRSTNRRVEVFVQRNYRM
- the tsaE gene encoding tRNA (adenosine(37)-N6)-threonylcarbamoyltransferase complex ATPase subunit type 1 TsaE, which codes for MVVETVSPDTTFQFGQSLGRMLRAGDVVCLSGDLGAGKTLLTQGITTGLEVEEIVTSPTFSLMNIYQGKDATGAALNIYHFDFYRLESAAELIDIGFDEYLSANGLIIIEWPDRFRDYFPDEYLWIEIQAHSDERRQLTLLGYGTRYKKLCKELNQNR
- a CDS encoding ComEC/Rec2 family competence protein, yielding MLSFKRLMSGLLVVACIVASLAIAGCGVGQAGGGAPLTVKVLDVGQGDAIFIRTPEQTVLIDTGDIPARDKLLAHLRNQGISALDKVIITHPHADHLGGMPGLLETFTVKQIFDSGQTTTSGLYRQYLGAVQKKNIPFKVVTAGELIDLGGGVTLKVLAPGKPFITGSDSDLNNNSIVTQLVFGGFSMLLAADAEQPAEDRMLKKYSSGLNSTILKSGHHGSRTSSSMPFLRAVNPEVAIISAGVNNEYHHPHPATLKKYADRKIKVYRTDTDGTVTITSDGKSYQISKEK
- a CDS encoding DUF3006 domain-containing protein, yielding MKLQAVIDRFESNKAVLLLVDKEDSVVIWPRHHLPEASEGDIIDIEIVINEDATRQAKAEADALLKQVLEKNNK
- the rimI gene encoding ribosomal protein S18-alanine N-acetyltransferase, which encodes MKGENMEEFLIRRMVVDDIDAVHAVECQSFLTPWSRTAFEEEMIYNELARYLVVVANCEGLSKIVGYAGMWIIVDEAHVTNIAISPGHRRCGLGHRLLEELIKQAKCQGANCMTLEVRPSNIVARRLYERRGFVERGIRPNYYTDTQEDALIMWLDKL
- a CDS encoding GerMN domain-containing protein, giving the protein MLYKTRLLLLAAMLLLGVIIAGCSGGDVPTSQTVPDSSSQTPASGLDSQPGGTSEHGTVQITVYYSSKDGMYLVPEVHKLDKATVGKQPARTAMEILLKGTKNQELVSPIPSGTKLKNFKVKDHIAYVDFDETLVKNHTGGSTGEIMTVGAIVDTLTEFPEIQKVQILVEGKKVDTIAGHLDTSEPLGRTENIIKR
- a CDS encoding alpha/beta-type small acid-soluble spore protein gives rise to the protein MARSRKPVNPTAENALDSMKLEIANELGISERVRTSGWATMTSADCGRVGGQMVRRMIQQYESTLQ
- a CDS encoding N-acetylmuramoyl-L-alanine amidase, whose product is MQRLIVWVLLAMWLMMPGVLAAEAKASGASQATKAPEVKAVTLASALKPNAAGSSSETSKNIEITNIRWANHTDSIAGTDMVRVVMDSSGPVEADGTIISAPTPRLVVNIKGAKPGTINNNIAFDGKIVDKVSVTANANDNITKIVFDLSTTIEDNGYKVFTLPSNDQANKSFRVVVDINKPLPIPNFSFTAGLKDKVIVLDPGHGGSDPGAIGPSKTQEKMVTLAVANNVKNLLEKAGAVVVMTRQNDRDVYGPNASAVNELKARTTVANNRKADVFLSIHADSFTDRSAGGTSTYYYSKTLYDAMLARSLQASLIEAGQLQDRRANPANFYVVKNTRMPAALVELGFISNPQEEKLLNSPDFQQKISSGIVNGLERFFSQAARLRGGE
- a CDS encoding type II toxin-antitoxin system PemK/MazF family toxin, whose translation is MIVKRGDIYYANLSPVVGSEQGGHRPVLVIQNDVGNKYSPTVIVAAITSQISKAKLPTHVEVTAKLYNLDKDSVILLEQLRTIDKRRLKEKVTHLGEEIMGKVDEAIRISLGLIQL
- the tsaB gene encoding tRNA (adenosine(37)-N6)-threonylcarbamoyltransferase complex dimerization subunit type 1 TsaB; the protein is MDKYVLAIDTATLVSSIAVATPETLIAELTLQVRKTHSEQLMPHIASILAMAEITCDQLAAIAVSIGPGSFTGLRIGLATAKALAYALAIPILGVPTLAALAYSCPLPGVYLSPMLDAQKGNVYQAIFEWRDGELCEVMPARVVPFAQAKDEMKNLPQPTFIMGEAAVMYRQEINLPLLPHVIMPRAGSAAILAQKMLRDGVTHDVYSLEPLYIRRSEAEELWEKRQAQVFSQKDGNCL
- the thiL gene encoding thiamine-phosphate kinase — protein: MQLEQVGEFGLIRLLATDTINDPATVVVGIGDDAAVFLPAARQLQLLTTDMLVENIHFDLKTTTPWQLGYKAIAVNLSDIAAMGGVPRQAAVSLALPRNTQVEFVANLYQGMKEICREFGVNIVGGDTVSSPQGLVINVVLTGEVEPANLVKRSGAQAGDVVIVTGNLGNSAAGLDILNTECWEEFDFARPLVTSHLTPRPQVKLGQLLAAAGASSMNDISDGLGSESHEIAKASGVGMVLYADRIPLSQEAIQAAAKFSKIPLNYALYGGEDYQLLVTMPPDKFERLRHQEQLRLILIGEVTEAKDEVILIYPDGTTEKIEPRGYNHFRTD
- a CDS encoding NAD(P)H-hydrate dehydratase, with translation MKVATAAQMREADSAAIHEYGISGVVLMENAGVEVVRRIEAVLEAVSDKKVCILAGTGNNGGDGYVIARHLANRDAKVKVYLFGERSAISGDAKTNLDIIFKMRLEILEIKENAGTREWNKLKIALNLTDCIVDSLLGTGFHGEITGNLAQAIDIINQSGKPVIAVDIPSGVNADTGQISGTAVKATHTVTFALPKPGLFMYPGAEYAGELTIADIGIPAAILSDNTIRQNIITLNLARALFPKRNPTAHKGVSGRVGVIAGSVGLSGAAAMASMGALRAGAGLVTLGIPAGLNAIMEIKLTEVMTAPLPETEKGGLSHESLSAIVEMTKDSNVLAVGPGLGREDETAATVRGIISTAQCPLVIDADGINALEGYTSILSDCIALPVMTPHPGELTRLTGLSILDINRDRMQVARRFAAEWGCILILKGAATVVAFPDGEIFINTTGNAGMATGGTGDVLTGIIAGLIAQGISSHDAAILGVFVHGFAGDMAAQSGMIGLVAGDLLNALPAAIQSIQYGVDW